In Anabas testudineus chromosome 12, fAnaTes1.2, whole genome shotgun sequence, one genomic interval encodes:
- the arhgap24 gene encoding rho GTPase-activating protein 24 isoform X1 translates to MDDQRVSHSSPQHSGGQTSKEVQRQGQSNVVRCGWLRKQGGFVKTWHSRWFVLRGDQLHYYKDEEETKALGTIYLPGNKVTEHPSSGDEGGKYLFEVIPGADRERMTANHETYLLMASTQNDMEDWVKTIRRVIWAPFGGGIFGQKLEETVRYERRFGNKLAPMLVEQCVDFIRQWGLQEEGLFRLPGQANLVKELQDAFDCGEKPSFDCNTDVHTVASLLKLYLRELPEPVIPFNKYEEFLTCAKLLSKDDEMGKKELRRLVESLPPVNYNLLKYICRFLDEVQSYSGVNKMSVQNLATVFGPNILRPKVEDPVAIMEGTVLVQQLMAVLIGHHDVLFPHNEDSPTALELVNNNNIELPRRQAATTTSAVATVSQNAENNNTQVVRHCVWEAPESPSHRQYIDNSGSPRPASPRNGVVGRFDITRSPPLTVKKNPAFSKGSGIVTNGSFSSSPSSDLSQEKSQTMTGGGSLPLRRSGTLKSSGTKMGTSGVTGGGNTGGNGTVRMGLSGADVVTGSLNSRNGLWVQNGCVTLRENKTRDCSSRDQTTNQNRLSTYDNVQLNHQNLQHQNQITNTCLNSSCEDKQSVDSATWSTSSCEISLPDNSTSCRSSTTTCPEQDFYGVHYEDLDGPAQDNEPAQCGGGREGEGRNSNSEGGGDGAGRSSCGTSSSDNSDGFTVGNGPGSHSALHSLVASLKQEMHKQKTEYEARIKSLEQRNLELETEMVSLHEELDQERKKYTMAEIKLRNAERAKDDAERRNQMLQKEMEQFFTTFSDLTATGNSTSTDPRRPDRNNSIWIQ, encoded by the exons GGAACCATTTACTTACCTGGAAACAAGGTTACAGAGCATCCAAGCAGCGGTGATGAAGGTGGAAAATATCTTTTCGAAGTCATTCCAG GGGCAGACAGAGAGCGGATGACAGCCAACCATGAGACCTACCTTCTTATGGCCAGCACCCAGAATGATATGGAGGATTGGGTGAAAACAATCCGCAGGGTCATATGGGCACCTTTTGGTGGAG GGATCTTTGGTCAGAAGTTGGAGGAGACGGTGCGGTATGAACGCCGGTTTGGGAACAAGCTCGCCCCTATGCTGGTAGAGCAGTGTGTGGATTTCATTCGGCAATGGGGCCTTCAGGAGGAGGGCCTATTCAGGCTGCCTGGACAGGCCAACCTGGTCAAAGAGCTGCAAGATGCCTTTGACTGTGGAGAAAAACCCTCTTTTGATTG taaCACAGATGTGCATACAGTAGCTTCTCTTCTGAAGCTGTATCTCAGAGAGCTGCCAGAACCCGTCATCCCTTTCAACAAATATGAAGAGTTCCTGACCTGCGCGAAGCTCCTCAGCAAAGATGATGAAATG GGTAAGAAGGAGTTAAGGCGGCTCGTGGAAAGTCTACCTCCAGTGAACTACAACCTTCTCAAGTACATCTGCAG atTTCTAGATGAAGTCCAGTCTTATTCAGGAGTGAATAAAATGAGCGTCCAGAACTTGGCGACAGTCTTTGGGCCAAATATCTTGAGGCCGAAAGTTGAGGATCCAGTAGCTATAATGGAAG GTACTGTTCTGGTCCAGCAGCTCATGGCCGTTTTGATTGGCCACCATGATGTGCTATTTCCTCACAATGAGGACAGCCCTACAGCCCTTGAGCTTgtcaacaataacaacattgaACTACCACGACGACAAGCCGCCACAACTACCTCTGCGGTTGCTACAGTATCTCAGAACGCCGAGAACAACAACACGCAGGTTGTCCGGCATTGTGTTTGGGAAGCACCTGAGTCTCCTTCGCATCGTCAATACATAGACAACAGTGGCTCCCCGCGACCAGCGAGCCCTCGCAATGGTGTTGTAGGACGCTTTGACATCACCCGCAGTCCACCGCTGACTGTTAAAAAGAATCCGGCGTTCAGTAAAGGCAGTGGGATTGTTACAAATGGCTCCTTCAGCTCTTCACCTTCCTCAGATCTCAGTCAAGAAAAGAGCCAGACTATGACTGGAGGTGGGAGCTTGCCATTGCGGCGCAGTGGGACACTCAAAAGCTCCGGCACAAAAATGGGTACTAGTGGCGTAACAGGTGGAGGCAACACTGGGGGGAATGGGACTGTGCGCATGGGTCTTTCAGGCGCTGATGTGGTCACAGGGAGTCTGAACAGTCGCAATGGTCTTTGGGTACAAAATGGCTGTGTCACGTTACGGGAAAACAAAACGCGTGACTGCTCCAGTAGGGATCAAACAACCAATCAGAATCGTTTGTCCACATATGATAATGTTCAGTTAAACCACCAGAACTTGCAGCATCAGAACCAGATCACTAACACGTGtctgaacagcagctgtgaggaCAAACAGAGCGTAGACAGTGCCACCTGGTCCACCTCCTCCTGTGAAATCTCACTTCCGGACAACTCCACTTCCTGTCgttcctccaccaccacctgtCCTGAGCAGGACTTCTACGGAGTTCACTACGAAGACTTAGATGGACCGGCTCAGGACAATGAGCCTGCACAGTGTGGcggaggaagagagggagaaggcagaaacagcaacagtgaaGGAGGTGGAGATGGCGCAGGGAGGAGCAGTTGTGGCACCAGCAGTAGTGATAATAGTGATGGTTTCACTGTCGGTAATGGACCCGGAAGCCACAGTGCACTGCACAGTTTAGTGGCCAGTCTTAAACAGGAGATGCACAAGCAGAAGACCGAGTATGAGGCCAGGATAAAGAG CTTAGAGCAGCGTAACCTGGAGCTGGAGACTGAAATGGTGAGCCTCCACGAGGAGCTGGACCAGGAGAGGAAGAAGTACACCATGGCAGAGATCAAGCTGCGCAACGCCGAGCGCGCCAAAGACGACGCTGAGCGGCGAAATCAGatgctgcagaaagaaatgGAACAGTTTTTCACCACGTTTAGTGACCTCACTGCAACTGGCAACTCAACCTCCACGGACCCCCGTCGACCAGACCGCAACAACAGCATCTGGATacagtga
- the arhgap24 gene encoding rho GTPase-activating protein 24 isoform X3, with protein MRRNSDVPVQVSCTFPGADRERMTANHETYLLMASTQNDMEDWVKTIRRVIWAPFGGGIFGQKLEETVRYERRFGNKLAPMLVEQCVDFIRQWGLQEEGLFRLPGQANLVKELQDAFDCGEKPSFDCNTDVHTVASLLKLYLRELPEPVIPFNKYEEFLTCAKLLSKDDEMGKKELRRLVESLPPVNYNLLKYICRFLDEVQSYSGVNKMSVQNLATVFGPNILRPKVEDPVAIMEGTVLVQQLMAVLIGHHDVLFPHNEDSPTALELVNNNNIELPRRQAATTTSAVATVSQNAENNNTQVVRHCVWEAPESPSHRQYIDNSGSPRPASPRNGVVGRFDITRSPPLTVKKNPAFSKGSGIVTNGSFSSSPSSDLSQEKSQTMTGGGSLPLRRSGTLKSSGTKMGTSGVTGGGNTGGNGTVRMGLSGADVVTGSLNSRNGLWVQNGCVTLRENKTRDCSSRDQTTNQNRLSTYDNVQLNHQNLQHQNQITNTCLNSSCEDKQSVDSATWSTSSCEISLPDNSTSCRSSTTTCPEQDFYGVHYEDLDGPAQDNEPAQCGGGREGEGRNSNSEGGGDGAGRSSCGTSSSDNSDGFTVGNGPGSHSALHSLVASLKQEMHKQKTEYEARIKSLEQRNLELETEMVSLHEELDQERKKYTMAEIKLRNAERAKDDAERRNQMLQKEMEQFFTTFSDLTATGNSTSTDPRRPDRNNSIWIQ; from the exons ATGAGGAGAAACTCAGATGTGCCGGTGCAAGTGAGCTGCACATTTCCCG GGGCAGACAGAGAGCGGATGACAGCCAACCATGAGACCTACCTTCTTATGGCCAGCACCCAGAATGATATGGAGGATTGGGTGAAAACAATCCGCAGGGTCATATGGGCACCTTTTGGTGGAG GGATCTTTGGTCAGAAGTTGGAGGAGACGGTGCGGTATGAACGCCGGTTTGGGAACAAGCTCGCCCCTATGCTGGTAGAGCAGTGTGTGGATTTCATTCGGCAATGGGGCCTTCAGGAGGAGGGCCTATTCAGGCTGCCTGGACAGGCCAACCTGGTCAAAGAGCTGCAAGATGCCTTTGACTGTGGAGAAAAACCCTCTTTTGATTG taaCACAGATGTGCATACAGTAGCTTCTCTTCTGAAGCTGTATCTCAGAGAGCTGCCAGAACCCGTCATCCCTTTCAACAAATATGAAGAGTTCCTGACCTGCGCGAAGCTCCTCAGCAAAGATGATGAAATG GGTAAGAAGGAGTTAAGGCGGCTCGTGGAAAGTCTACCTCCAGTGAACTACAACCTTCTCAAGTACATCTGCAG atTTCTAGATGAAGTCCAGTCTTATTCAGGAGTGAATAAAATGAGCGTCCAGAACTTGGCGACAGTCTTTGGGCCAAATATCTTGAGGCCGAAAGTTGAGGATCCAGTAGCTATAATGGAAG GTACTGTTCTGGTCCAGCAGCTCATGGCCGTTTTGATTGGCCACCATGATGTGCTATTTCCTCACAATGAGGACAGCCCTACAGCCCTTGAGCTTgtcaacaataacaacattgaACTACCACGACGACAAGCCGCCACAACTACCTCTGCGGTTGCTACAGTATCTCAGAACGCCGAGAACAACAACACGCAGGTTGTCCGGCATTGTGTTTGGGAAGCACCTGAGTCTCCTTCGCATCGTCAATACATAGACAACAGTGGCTCCCCGCGACCAGCGAGCCCTCGCAATGGTGTTGTAGGACGCTTTGACATCACCCGCAGTCCACCGCTGACTGTTAAAAAGAATCCGGCGTTCAGTAAAGGCAGTGGGATTGTTACAAATGGCTCCTTCAGCTCTTCACCTTCCTCAGATCTCAGTCAAGAAAAGAGCCAGACTATGACTGGAGGTGGGAGCTTGCCATTGCGGCGCAGTGGGACACTCAAAAGCTCCGGCACAAAAATGGGTACTAGTGGCGTAACAGGTGGAGGCAACACTGGGGGGAATGGGACTGTGCGCATGGGTCTTTCAGGCGCTGATGTGGTCACAGGGAGTCTGAACAGTCGCAATGGTCTTTGGGTACAAAATGGCTGTGTCACGTTACGGGAAAACAAAACGCGTGACTGCTCCAGTAGGGATCAAACAACCAATCAGAATCGTTTGTCCACATATGATAATGTTCAGTTAAACCACCAGAACTTGCAGCATCAGAACCAGATCACTAACACGTGtctgaacagcagctgtgaggaCAAACAGAGCGTAGACAGTGCCACCTGGTCCACCTCCTCCTGTGAAATCTCACTTCCGGACAACTCCACTTCCTGTCgttcctccaccaccacctgtCCTGAGCAGGACTTCTACGGAGTTCACTACGAAGACTTAGATGGACCGGCTCAGGACAATGAGCCTGCACAGTGTGGcggaggaagagagggagaaggcagaaacagcaacagtgaaGGAGGTGGAGATGGCGCAGGGAGGAGCAGTTGTGGCACCAGCAGTAGTGATAATAGTGATGGTTTCACTGTCGGTAATGGACCCGGAAGCCACAGTGCACTGCACAGTTTAGTGGCCAGTCTTAAACAGGAGATGCACAAGCAGAAGACCGAGTATGAGGCCAGGATAAAGAG CTTAGAGCAGCGTAACCTGGAGCTGGAGACTGAAATGGTGAGCCTCCACGAGGAGCTGGACCAGGAGAGGAAGAAGTACACCATGGCAGAGATCAAGCTGCGCAACGCCGAGCGCGCCAAAGACGACGCTGAGCGGCGAAATCAGatgctgcagaaagaaatgGAACAGTTTTTCACCACGTTTAGTGACCTCACTGCAACTGGCAACTCAACCTCCACGGACCCCCGTCGACCAGACCGCAACAACAGCATCTGGATacagtga
- the arhgap24 gene encoding rho GTPase-activating protein 24 isoform X4, which yields MDLNSNPGADRERMTANHETYLLMASTQNDMEDWVKTIRRVIWAPFGGGIFGQKLEETVRYERRFGNKLAPMLVEQCVDFIRQWGLQEEGLFRLPGQANLVKELQDAFDCGEKPSFDCNTDVHTVASLLKLYLRELPEPVIPFNKYEEFLTCAKLLSKDDEMGKKELRRLVESLPPVNYNLLKYICRFLDEVQSYSGVNKMSVQNLATVFGPNILRPKVEDPVAIMEGTVLVQQLMAVLIGHHDVLFPHNEDSPTALELVNNNNIELPRRQAATTTSAVATVSQNAENNNTQVVRHCVWEAPESPSHRQYIDNSGSPRPASPRNGVVGRFDITRSPPLTVKKNPAFSKGSGIVTNGSFSSSPSSDLSQEKSQTMTGGGSLPLRRSGTLKSSGTKMGTSGVTGGGNTGGNGTVRMGLSGADVVTGSLNSRNGLWVQNGCVTLRENKTRDCSSRDQTTNQNRLSTYDNVQLNHQNLQHQNQITNTCLNSSCEDKQSVDSATWSTSSCEISLPDNSTSCRSSTTTCPEQDFYGVHYEDLDGPAQDNEPAQCGGGREGEGRNSNSEGGGDGAGRSSCGTSSSDNSDGFTVGNGPGSHSALHSLVASLKQEMHKQKTEYEARIKSLEQRNLELETEMVSLHEELDQERKKYTMAEIKLRNAERAKDDAERRNQMLQKEMEQFFTTFSDLTATGNSTSTDPRRPDRNNSIWIQ from the exons ATGGACCTTAACTCCAACCCAG GGGCAGACAGAGAGCGGATGACAGCCAACCATGAGACCTACCTTCTTATGGCCAGCACCCAGAATGATATGGAGGATTGGGTGAAAACAATCCGCAGGGTCATATGGGCACCTTTTGGTGGAG GGATCTTTGGTCAGAAGTTGGAGGAGACGGTGCGGTATGAACGCCGGTTTGGGAACAAGCTCGCCCCTATGCTGGTAGAGCAGTGTGTGGATTTCATTCGGCAATGGGGCCTTCAGGAGGAGGGCCTATTCAGGCTGCCTGGACAGGCCAACCTGGTCAAAGAGCTGCAAGATGCCTTTGACTGTGGAGAAAAACCCTCTTTTGATTG taaCACAGATGTGCATACAGTAGCTTCTCTTCTGAAGCTGTATCTCAGAGAGCTGCCAGAACCCGTCATCCCTTTCAACAAATATGAAGAGTTCCTGACCTGCGCGAAGCTCCTCAGCAAAGATGATGAAATG GGTAAGAAGGAGTTAAGGCGGCTCGTGGAAAGTCTACCTCCAGTGAACTACAACCTTCTCAAGTACATCTGCAG atTTCTAGATGAAGTCCAGTCTTATTCAGGAGTGAATAAAATGAGCGTCCAGAACTTGGCGACAGTCTTTGGGCCAAATATCTTGAGGCCGAAAGTTGAGGATCCAGTAGCTATAATGGAAG GTACTGTTCTGGTCCAGCAGCTCATGGCCGTTTTGATTGGCCACCATGATGTGCTATTTCCTCACAATGAGGACAGCCCTACAGCCCTTGAGCTTgtcaacaataacaacattgaACTACCACGACGACAAGCCGCCACAACTACCTCTGCGGTTGCTACAGTATCTCAGAACGCCGAGAACAACAACACGCAGGTTGTCCGGCATTGTGTTTGGGAAGCACCTGAGTCTCCTTCGCATCGTCAATACATAGACAACAGTGGCTCCCCGCGACCAGCGAGCCCTCGCAATGGTGTTGTAGGACGCTTTGACATCACCCGCAGTCCACCGCTGACTGTTAAAAAGAATCCGGCGTTCAGTAAAGGCAGTGGGATTGTTACAAATGGCTCCTTCAGCTCTTCACCTTCCTCAGATCTCAGTCAAGAAAAGAGCCAGACTATGACTGGAGGTGGGAGCTTGCCATTGCGGCGCAGTGGGACACTCAAAAGCTCCGGCACAAAAATGGGTACTAGTGGCGTAACAGGTGGAGGCAACACTGGGGGGAATGGGACTGTGCGCATGGGTCTTTCAGGCGCTGATGTGGTCACAGGGAGTCTGAACAGTCGCAATGGTCTTTGGGTACAAAATGGCTGTGTCACGTTACGGGAAAACAAAACGCGTGACTGCTCCAGTAGGGATCAAACAACCAATCAGAATCGTTTGTCCACATATGATAATGTTCAGTTAAACCACCAGAACTTGCAGCATCAGAACCAGATCACTAACACGTGtctgaacagcagctgtgaggaCAAACAGAGCGTAGACAGTGCCACCTGGTCCACCTCCTCCTGTGAAATCTCACTTCCGGACAACTCCACTTCCTGTCgttcctccaccaccacctgtCCTGAGCAGGACTTCTACGGAGTTCACTACGAAGACTTAGATGGACCGGCTCAGGACAATGAGCCTGCACAGTGTGGcggaggaagagagggagaaggcagaaacagcaacagtgaaGGAGGTGGAGATGGCGCAGGGAGGAGCAGTTGTGGCACCAGCAGTAGTGATAATAGTGATGGTTTCACTGTCGGTAATGGACCCGGAAGCCACAGTGCACTGCACAGTTTAGTGGCCAGTCTTAAACAGGAGATGCACAAGCAGAAGACCGAGTATGAGGCCAGGATAAAGAG CTTAGAGCAGCGTAACCTGGAGCTGGAGACTGAAATGGTGAGCCTCCACGAGGAGCTGGACCAGGAGAGGAAGAAGTACACCATGGCAGAGATCAAGCTGCGCAACGCCGAGCGCGCCAAAGACGACGCTGAGCGGCGAAATCAGatgctgcagaaagaaatgGAACAGTTTTTCACCACGTTTAGTGACCTCACTGCAACTGGCAACTCAACCTCCACGGACCCCCGTCGACCAGACCGCAACAACAGCATCTGGATacagtga
- the arhgap24 gene encoding rho GTPase-activating protein 24 isoform X2, producing MEVVHQAIHRVPQYGLSDSLSSHPGADRERMTANHETYLLMASTQNDMEDWVKTIRRVIWAPFGGGIFGQKLEETVRYERRFGNKLAPMLVEQCVDFIRQWGLQEEGLFRLPGQANLVKELQDAFDCGEKPSFDCNTDVHTVASLLKLYLRELPEPVIPFNKYEEFLTCAKLLSKDDEMGKKELRRLVESLPPVNYNLLKYICRFLDEVQSYSGVNKMSVQNLATVFGPNILRPKVEDPVAIMEGTVLVQQLMAVLIGHHDVLFPHNEDSPTALELVNNNNIELPRRQAATTTSAVATVSQNAENNNTQVVRHCVWEAPESPSHRQYIDNSGSPRPASPRNGVVGRFDITRSPPLTVKKNPAFSKGSGIVTNGSFSSSPSSDLSQEKSQTMTGGGSLPLRRSGTLKSSGTKMGTSGVTGGGNTGGNGTVRMGLSGADVVTGSLNSRNGLWVQNGCVTLRENKTRDCSSRDQTTNQNRLSTYDNVQLNHQNLQHQNQITNTCLNSSCEDKQSVDSATWSTSSCEISLPDNSTSCRSSTTTCPEQDFYGVHYEDLDGPAQDNEPAQCGGGREGEGRNSNSEGGGDGAGRSSCGTSSSDNSDGFTVGNGPGSHSALHSLVASLKQEMHKQKTEYEARIKSLEQRNLELETEMVSLHEELDQERKKYTMAEIKLRNAERAKDDAERRNQMLQKEMEQFFTTFSDLTATGNSTSTDPRRPDRNNSIWIQ from the exons ATGGAGGTGGTTCATCAGGCAATTCATAGAGTACCACAGTACGGATTGTCTGATTCACTATCATCACATCCAg GGGCAGACAGAGAGCGGATGACAGCCAACCATGAGACCTACCTTCTTATGGCCAGCACCCAGAATGATATGGAGGATTGGGTGAAAACAATCCGCAGGGTCATATGGGCACCTTTTGGTGGAG GGATCTTTGGTCAGAAGTTGGAGGAGACGGTGCGGTATGAACGCCGGTTTGGGAACAAGCTCGCCCCTATGCTGGTAGAGCAGTGTGTGGATTTCATTCGGCAATGGGGCCTTCAGGAGGAGGGCCTATTCAGGCTGCCTGGACAGGCCAACCTGGTCAAAGAGCTGCAAGATGCCTTTGACTGTGGAGAAAAACCCTCTTTTGATTG taaCACAGATGTGCATACAGTAGCTTCTCTTCTGAAGCTGTATCTCAGAGAGCTGCCAGAACCCGTCATCCCTTTCAACAAATATGAAGAGTTCCTGACCTGCGCGAAGCTCCTCAGCAAAGATGATGAAATG GGTAAGAAGGAGTTAAGGCGGCTCGTGGAAAGTCTACCTCCAGTGAACTACAACCTTCTCAAGTACATCTGCAG atTTCTAGATGAAGTCCAGTCTTATTCAGGAGTGAATAAAATGAGCGTCCAGAACTTGGCGACAGTCTTTGGGCCAAATATCTTGAGGCCGAAAGTTGAGGATCCAGTAGCTATAATGGAAG GTACTGTTCTGGTCCAGCAGCTCATGGCCGTTTTGATTGGCCACCATGATGTGCTATTTCCTCACAATGAGGACAGCCCTACAGCCCTTGAGCTTgtcaacaataacaacattgaACTACCACGACGACAAGCCGCCACAACTACCTCTGCGGTTGCTACAGTATCTCAGAACGCCGAGAACAACAACACGCAGGTTGTCCGGCATTGTGTTTGGGAAGCACCTGAGTCTCCTTCGCATCGTCAATACATAGACAACAGTGGCTCCCCGCGACCAGCGAGCCCTCGCAATGGTGTTGTAGGACGCTTTGACATCACCCGCAGTCCACCGCTGACTGTTAAAAAGAATCCGGCGTTCAGTAAAGGCAGTGGGATTGTTACAAATGGCTCCTTCAGCTCTTCACCTTCCTCAGATCTCAGTCAAGAAAAGAGCCAGACTATGACTGGAGGTGGGAGCTTGCCATTGCGGCGCAGTGGGACACTCAAAAGCTCCGGCACAAAAATGGGTACTAGTGGCGTAACAGGTGGAGGCAACACTGGGGGGAATGGGACTGTGCGCATGGGTCTTTCAGGCGCTGATGTGGTCACAGGGAGTCTGAACAGTCGCAATGGTCTTTGGGTACAAAATGGCTGTGTCACGTTACGGGAAAACAAAACGCGTGACTGCTCCAGTAGGGATCAAACAACCAATCAGAATCGTTTGTCCACATATGATAATGTTCAGTTAAACCACCAGAACTTGCAGCATCAGAACCAGATCACTAACACGTGtctgaacagcagctgtgaggaCAAACAGAGCGTAGACAGTGCCACCTGGTCCACCTCCTCCTGTGAAATCTCACTTCCGGACAACTCCACTTCCTGTCgttcctccaccaccacctgtCCTGAGCAGGACTTCTACGGAGTTCACTACGAAGACTTAGATGGACCGGCTCAGGACAATGAGCCTGCACAGTGTGGcggaggaagagagggagaaggcagaaacagcaacagtgaaGGAGGTGGAGATGGCGCAGGGAGGAGCAGTTGTGGCACCAGCAGTAGTGATAATAGTGATGGTTTCACTGTCGGTAATGGACCCGGAAGCCACAGTGCACTGCACAGTTTAGTGGCCAGTCTTAAACAGGAGATGCACAAGCAGAAGACCGAGTATGAGGCCAGGATAAAGAG CTTAGAGCAGCGTAACCTGGAGCTGGAGACTGAAATGGTGAGCCTCCACGAGGAGCTGGACCAGGAGAGGAAGAAGTACACCATGGCAGAGATCAAGCTGCGCAACGCCGAGCGCGCCAAAGACGACGCTGAGCGGCGAAATCAGatgctgcagaaagaaatgGAACAGTTTTTCACCACGTTTAGTGACCTCACTGCAACTGGCAACTCAACCTCCACGGACCCCCGTCGACCAGACCGCAACAACAGCATCTGGATacagtga